In Paenibacillus sp. FSL M7-0420, a single genomic region encodes these proteins:
- a CDS encoding ABC transporter ATP-binding protein: MSAKLVMKQVTKTYGDGDGAMTVLNHLDLTVNEGEFIAVLGPSGSGKSTFLSAAGALLTPTSGEILLDGEPLRDKDKRALTELRLKKIGFMFQSAQLLPFLKVEEQLLYVAKLAKLSPKEAKVRAAYLLKRLEIWERRNHYPEQLSGGEKQRVAIARAWMNKPAILFADEPTASLDYSRGREVVRMIADEVRSEGKAAVMVTHDERMLDWCDRVLHLEDGVLVEA; the protein is encoded by the coding sequence ATGAGTGCGAAATTAGTGATGAAGCAGGTAACCAAGACTTACGGGGATGGGGACGGGGCGATGACCGTACTGAACCATCTGGACCTTACGGTGAACGAAGGCGAATTCATAGCAGTACTGGGGCCATCCGGCTCCGGGAAAAGCACGTTTCTCTCCGCAGCCGGTGCGCTGCTTACGCCCACCAGCGGAGAGATCCTCCTCGACGGCGAACCGCTGCGTGACAAGGACAAGAGGGCACTGACGGAGCTAAGGCTGAAAAAAATCGGCTTCATGTTCCAAAGTGCGCAGCTGCTGCCGTTCCTGAAGGTAGAGGAGCAGTTGCTTTATGTAGCGAAGCTGGCTAAGCTCAGCCCGAAGGAAGCGAAGGTGCGTGCTGCCTATCTGCTGAAGCGTCTGGAGATCTGGGAGCGCCGCAATCATTATCCCGAACAGCTGTCCGGGGGCGAGAAGCAGCGGGTGGCGATTGCCCGGGCATGGATGAACAAGCCGGCCATTCTGTTCGCAGACGAGCCTACAGCCAGCCTGGATTACAGCCGTGGCCGGGAAGTGGTACGGATGATAGCCGACGAGGTGCGGAGCGAAGGCAAGGCTGCTGTAATGGTTACTCATGACGAACGGATGCTGGACTGGTGCGACCGGGTGCTGCATCTGGAGGACGGCGTGCTGGTTGAAGCTTAG
- a CDS encoding IS256 family transposase, producing the protein MTIVPEHMLNNLFEKLVKDFMKENMESLLRAEIQGFMASEEAGASNSRNGYYTRDLHTRYGHIEDLQVPRDRQGLFQTQMFEPYQRREGWLEEAVIQMYKSGMGTRDVARFIESMFGSHYSPTTISNITATVLEDIHQWQKRPLSKRYSVIYLDGLYVKLKRGTVRGEVVYFAMGIDEEGQRQILGFYVGGQESSNGWREVLKDLYARGAQEVLLGVFDGLPGLDAAFKETYPQADVQHCVVHKVRATLPKIRVEHKTDVIKALKTVYDAPDEVVARANFDTVKAKWNALYPKEMRSWEEQLSTLLTFYKYPEPMRKAIYTSNPIERMNKEIRKRLKPMNSLTNMDAAEKIVYLEMLGYNERFGQRVTPGFGVDTVKKKLSQLYEARYPSLPTAEEE; encoded by the coding sequence ATGACTATTGTACCCGAACATATGCTAAATAATCTATTTGAAAAACTTGTTAAAGACTTCATGAAAGAGAATATGGAATCGCTCCTGCGTGCCGAAATCCAAGGGTTTATGGCGAGTGAAGAAGCCGGTGCCAGCAATAGCCGTAACGGATACTATACACGGGATCTGCACACGAGATACGGCCATATTGAGGATCTTCAGGTTCCCCGGGACCGCCAGGGTCTCTTTCAAACTCAGATGTTTGAACCGTACCAGCGGCGGGAGGGCTGGCTGGAGGAGGCGGTGATCCAGATGTATAAATCCGGCATGGGTACCCGGGACGTGGCCCGATTTATTGAAAGCATGTTCGGCAGCCATTACTCGCCCACCACCATCAGTAACATCACCGCTACGGTGCTGGAGGACATTCACCAGTGGCAGAAACGTCCGCTGAGCAAGCGCTACTCTGTGATTTACCTGGATGGGCTGTACGTGAAGCTGAAACGGGGCACGGTCCGGGGTGAAGTCGTCTATTTTGCCATGGGAATCGACGAAGAAGGTCAGCGTCAAATCCTGGGGTTCTACGTGGGGGGTCAAGAGAGCTCGAATGGCTGGCGGGAGGTGCTCAAAGATCTGTACGCACGCGGGGCCCAGGAAGTGCTGCTGGGTGTATTTGATGGACTGCCGGGGCTAGATGCGGCCTTTAAAGAAACCTACCCGCAGGCGGATGTGCAGCATTGTGTGGTGCACAAAGTACGAGCCACGTTACCCAAAATCCGGGTGGAGCACAAAACCGATGTAATTAAAGCCCTGAAGACCGTGTATGATGCACCGGATGAGGTCGTGGCCCGGGCGAACTTTGACACGGTGAAAGCGAAGTGGAATGCGTTATACCCGAAGGAAATGCGGTCTTGGGAGGAGCAGCTTTCTACGTTACTGACGTTCTACAAGTACCCGGAACCGATGCGTAAAGCGATTTACACGTCCAATCCCATTGAGCGAATGAACAAGGAAATCCGCAAACGTCTGAAGCCGATGAACAGTCTGACCAACATGGATGCGGCAGAAAAAATCGTGTATCTGGAGATGTTAGGCTACAACGAAAGGTTTGGGCAGCGAGTGACCCCTGGCTTTGGGGTGGACACGGTGAAAAAGAAGCTCAGCCAGCTCTATGAAGCCCGCTACCCTTCGTTGCCGACAGCCGAAGAAGAGTAA
- a CDS encoding ABC transporter permease: MFLAIREMRHSKARYSLIMVIMLLVSFLVLFVTGLARGLAYANISALKNMPANYFAVQSDADHTFRRSQLTDTELAAARSVAGEANATPLGVQTSTITAAGADVKADITFFAVDMTGMLAPEVTEGAGFTNEVQGSAVADSKLEQSGVTIGSTIRDQASGMSWTVTGFVKDSSYSHTPVVYINQLDWQSMKQVTVQGGGGSGNANAPYNVMALDVTAAQAAQIADQQQSIEVITQKQAIASVPGYSAEQNSLLMMIVFLFVIAAVVLAVFFYVITIQKTSQFGILKAMGTKMSYLAWSVVGQVMLLSVASLVLGILLTLGMNMGLPDSMPFELDGQTMAMTSLLFIGMSLLGSLISVARVAKVDALEAIGRTGA, translated from the coding sequence ATGTTCTTGGCAATTCGGGAGATGAGGCACTCCAAAGCACGCTACAGTCTCATTATGGTGATTATGCTGCTGGTCTCGTTCCTGGTGCTGTTCGTCACCGGCCTGGCTAGAGGTCTTGCTTATGCCAATATTTCGGCGCTGAAAAATATGCCCGCCAATTACTTCGCCGTGCAGAGCGATGCGGATCATACCTTCAGGCGTTCACAGTTAACGGATACGGAGCTTGCGGCTGCCCGGTCAGTAGCCGGAGAGGCGAACGCGACTCCGCTGGGGGTACAGACCAGTACAATTACAGCTGCCGGTGCGGATGTTAAGGCGGATATTACTTTTTTTGCCGTAGATATGACGGGCATGCTAGCTCCTGAAGTAACGGAAGGCGCCGGATTCACCAATGAGGTTCAAGGCAGCGCGGTTGCAGACTCCAAGCTGGAACAGTCCGGTGTTACCATTGGCAGTACGATCCGTGATCAGGCTTCCGGCATGAGCTGGACGGTTACCGGCTTCGTGAAGGACAGCTCCTACAGCCATACTCCGGTGGTCTATATCAATCAGCTGGACTGGCAGTCGATGAAGCAAGTAACGGTTCAGGGAGGCGGCGGTTCAGGCAATGCCAATGCCCCATACAATGTTATGGCGCTGGATGTAACGGCGGCTCAAGCTGCGCAGATTGCGGATCAGCAGCAGTCCATAGAGGTAATTACACAAAAGCAGGCGATCGCCAGTGTTCCCGGTTATTCCGCCGAGCAGAATTCGCTGCTGATGATGATTGTGTTCCTGTTCGTGATTGCTGCGGTAGTTCTTGCTGTATTCTTCTATGTCATTACGATCCAGAAGACCAGCCAATTCGGTATCCTGAAGGCGATGGGGACCAAGATGTCCTATCTGGCCTGGAGTGTAGTCGGTCAAGTAATGCTGCTGTCTGTCGCCAGTCTGGTGCTGGGCATTCTGCTTACGCTGGGGATGAATATGGGCCTGCCCGATTCGATGCCGTTTGAGCTGGACGGACAGACGATGGCGATGACCAGTCTGCTGTTCATAGGGATGTCCCTGCTGGGCTCGTTAATTTCGGTAGCAAGAGTAGCTAAGGTGGATGCCTTGGAAGCGATAGGGAGGACTGGAGCATGA